The following proteins are encoded in a genomic region of Tachysurus fulvidraco isolate hzauxx_2018 chromosome 22, HZAU_PFXX_2.0, whole genome shotgun sequence:
- the mfsd1 gene encoding major facilitator superfamily domain-containing protein 1 isoform X1, whose protein sequence is MAECYENQSLLDENECDGGHRRRMSPFCDPNHLLHRIVVLVFMCFLGFGSYFCYDNPAALQKQVIKDMQLNTSKFMQLYAWYSWPNVFLCFLGGFLLDRVFGIRLGTVIFALFVCVGQVIFALGALVNHFWLMEFGRFVFGIGGESLAVAQNTYAVNWFKGKELNLVFGLQLSMARVGSTVNMNIMSWVYDKMTEVLGHTGHFTLGAALMIAASTCVLSLICALLLAYFDKRAERILNKEQGKTGEVIKLTDVKDFPLQLWMIFIICVGYYVAIFPFIGLGQVFFIEKFNFSPTQARAINSIVYVISAPASPVLGFVVDKTGKNITWILFAVVATLIAHMMLAFTFWNPWIAMVLLGMSYSLLACALWPMVAFVVPEHQLGTAYGFMQSIQNLGLALISMAAGGILDSKGYLFLEVFFCACICSSLIAVVVLYFVDFIRGGDLNRSASARAKLQKGLSADSEVQQPQRLKRKKQQQQKQQQQTHFKPLSSFVLRNRYLSRLGAQLPDHYNIHLSSLAYRSLLR, encoded by the exons ATGGCTGAATGTTACGAAAACCAAAGTCTTTTAGATGAAAATGAGTGTGATGGTGGACACAGAAGACGCATGTCTCCGTTTTGTGACCCGAATCATTTACTGCACCGAATTGTCGTCCTTGTTTTTATGTGCTTTTTGGGATTCG GAAGCTACTTCTGTTATGACAATCCCGCTGCTCTTCAGAAACAAGTCATCAAG GATATGCAGTTAAACACCTCCAAATTCATGCAGCTTTATGCCTGGTACTCATGGCCCAACGTATTTCTCTGTTTTCTGGGAGGATTTTTGCTGGACAGGGTGTTTGGCATCAG GTTGGGGACGGTGATTTTTGCCCTCTTCGTGTGTGTCGGACAG gtaatATTTGCCCTTGGTGCTTTGGTCAACCATTTCTGGCTGATGGAATTTGGACGCTTTGTTTTCGG TATTGGAGGGGAATCTTTGGCTGTGGCTCAGAACACTTACGCAGTGAATTGGTTCAAGGGGAAGGAGCTCAACCTGGTGTTCGGCCTGCAGCTCAGCATGGCGAGAGTG GGCAGCACAGTGAACATGAACATCATGAGCTGGGTGTATGATAAAATGACAGAAGTGTTGGGGCACACGGGGCACTTCACTCTCGGAGCTGCACTCATGATCG cggCTTCGACGTGCGTCTTATCTCTGATCTGTGCTCTGCTCCTGGCCTACTTTGACAAGCGGGCAGAGAGGATACTCAACAAGGAGCAGGGAAAAACCG GTGAAGTGATCAAACTGACGGATGTAAAAGACTTCCCTTTGCAACTGTGGATGATCTTCATCATCTGTGTGGGATATTATGTGGCCATATTCCCATTTATTGGCTTGGGACA GGTTTTCTTCATCGAGAAGTTTAACTTCTCTCCGACTCAGGCGAGAGCGATCAACAG CATCGTGTACGTCATCTCGGCTCCGGCCTCCCCCGTGTTGGGTTTCGTGGTGGATAAGACGGGCAAGAACATCACGTGGATTCTGTTCGCCGTGGTCGCTACGCTGATTGCTCACATGATGTTGGCGTTCACTTTCTGGAACCCCTGGATCGCTATG GTCCTCTTGGGTATGTCATATTCACTGTTGGCATGCGCTCTCTGGCCAATGGTGGCGTTTGTAGTTCCAGAGCACCAACTGGGCACAGCATATGGATT tatgcagtccatacagaacCTGGGTTTGGCACTTATCTCTATGGCAGCAGGAGGGATTCTTGACAGCAAGGGTTACCTCTTCCTGGAGGTTTTCTTCTGTGCATGCATCTGCT CGTCCCTGATAGCGGTGGTAGTGCTTTACTTTGTGGATTTTATCCGAG GTGGAGACCTGAACCGTTCGGCCTCGGCCCGAGCCAAACTCCAGAAGGGTTTGTCTGCTGATTCAGA ggTGCAACAGCCACAGAGGCTGAAAAggaagaagcagcagcagcagaagcagcagcagcagactCATTTCAAACCCCTGTCCTCATTTGTCCTTCGTAATCGCTATCTCTCCAGACTGGGGGCACAG CTCCCAGACCACTATAACATCCATCTGTCCTCCCTGGCCTACAGAAGTTTGCTCAGATGA
- the mfsd1 gene encoding major facilitator superfamily domain-containing protein 1 isoform X2, whose protein sequence is MAECYENQSLLDENECDGGHRRRMSPFCDPNHLLHRIVVLVFMCFLGFGSYFCYDNPAALQKQVIKDMQLNTSKFMQLYAWYSWPNVFLCFLGGFLLDRVFGIRLGTVIFALFVCVGQVIFALGALVNHFWLMEFGRFVFGIGGESLAVAQNTYAVNWFKGKELNLVFGLQLSMARVGSTVNMNIMSWVYDKMTEVLGHTGHFTLGAALMIAASTCVLSLICALLLAYFDKRAERILNKEQGKTGEVIKLTDVKDFPLQLWMIFIICVGYYVAIFPFIGLGQVFFIEKFNFSPTQARAINSIVYVISAPASPVLGFVVDKTGKNITWILFAVVATLIAHMMLAFTFWNPWIAMVLLGMSYSLLACALWPMVAFVVPEHQLGTAYGFMQSIQNLGLALISMAAGGILDSKGYLFLEVFFCACICSSLIAVVVLYFVDFIRGGDLNRSASARAKLQKGLSADSE, encoded by the exons ATGGCTGAATGTTACGAAAACCAAAGTCTTTTAGATGAAAATGAGTGTGATGGTGGACACAGAAGACGCATGTCTCCGTTTTGTGACCCGAATCATTTACTGCACCGAATTGTCGTCCTTGTTTTTATGTGCTTTTTGGGATTCG GAAGCTACTTCTGTTATGACAATCCCGCTGCTCTTCAGAAACAAGTCATCAAG GATATGCAGTTAAACACCTCCAAATTCATGCAGCTTTATGCCTGGTACTCATGGCCCAACGTATTTCTCTGTTTTCTGGGAGGATTTTTGCTGGACAGGGTGTTTGGCATCAG GTTGGGGACGGTGATTTTTGCCCTCTTCGTGTGTGTCGGACAG gtaatATTTGCCCTTGGTGCTTTGGTCAACCATTTCTGGCTGATGGAATTTGGACGCTTTGTTTTCGG TATTGGAGGGGAATCTTTGGCTGTGGCTCAGAACACTTACGCAGTGAATTGGTTCAAGGGGAAGGAGCTCAACCTGGTGTTCGGCCTGCAGCTCAGCATGGCGAGAGTG GGCAGCACAGTGAACATGAACATCATGAGCTGGGTGTATGATAAAATGACAGAAGTGTTGGGGCACACGGGGCACTTCACTCTCGGAGCTGCACTCATGATCG cggCTTCGACGTGCGTCTTATCTCTGATCTGTGCTCTGCTCCTGGCCTACTTTGACAAGCGGGCAGAGAGGATACTCAACAAGGAGCAGGGAAAAACCG GTGAAGTGATCAAACTGACGGATGTAAAAGACTTCCCTTTGCAACTGTGGATGATCTTCATCATCTGTGTGGGATATTATGTGGCCATATTCCCATTTATTGGCTTGGGACA GGTTTTCTTCATCGAGAAGTTTAACTTCTCTCCGACTCAGGCGAGAGCGATCAACAG CATCGTGTACGTCATCTCGGCTCCGGCCTCCCCCGTGTTGGGTTTCGTGGTGGATAAGACGGGCAAGAACATCACGTGGATTCTGTTCGCCGTGGTCGCTACGCTGATTGCTCACATGATGTTGGCGTTCACTTTCTGGAACCCCTGGATCGCTATG GTCCTCTTGGGTATGTCATATTCACTGTTGGCATGCGCTCTCTGGCCAATGGTGGCGTTTGTAGTTCCAGAGCACCAACTGGGCACAGCATATGGATT tatgcagtccatacagaacCTGGGTTTGGCACTTATCTCTATGGCAGCAGGAGGGATTCTTGACAGCAAGGGTTACCTCTTCCTGGAGGTTTTCTTCTGTGCATGCATCTGCT CGTCCCTGATAGCGGTGGTAGTGCTTTACTTTGTGGATTTTATCCGAG GTGGAGACCTGAACCGTTCGGCCTCGGCCCGAGCCAAACTCCAGAAGGGTTTGTCTGCTGATTCAGA GTGA